One window of Jannaschia sp. CCS1 genomic DNA carries:
- a CDS encoding F0F1 ATP synthase subunit gamma: MPNLKDLKNRIASVKSTRKITKAMQMVAAAKLRRAQEAAEMARPYAEKMEAVMSGLASAVGNSEGAPRLLAGNGKDQVHLLVVMTAERGLCGGFNSTIVRKARVHAQKLLGEGKTIKILTVGKKGREQLRRDYADHLIGHVDLSDVKRLGYADAASIATDVLNRFEEDEFDVATIFFNRFESVISQIPTATQIIPAVFEDVEEADDTSKDSGTLYEYEPSEEAVLEDLLPRGIATQIFTALLENGASEQGARMSAMDNATRNAGDMIDRLTIEYNRSRQAVITSELIEIISGAEAL, translated from the coding sequence ATGCCCAATCTCAAGGACCTAAAAAACCGGATCGCGTCGGTCAAATCGACCCGCAAGATCACCAAGGCGATGCAAATGGTCGCCGCTGCAAAACTGCGCCGGGCGCAGGAAGCGGCGGAGATGGCGCGTCCCTATGCCGAGAAGATGGAGGCTGTGATGAGCGGCCTCGCATCTGCCGTTGGCAATTCGGAAGGCGCACCACGTCTTCTGGCGGGCAATGGCAAGGATCAGGTGCATCTGCTGGTCGTCATGACGGCGGAGCGGGGCCTTTGCGGGGGCTTCAACTCCACCATCGTGCGCAAGGCGCGGGTCCATGCCCAGAAGCTTCTGGGAGAAGGCAAGACGATCAAGATCCTGACTGTCGGCAAGAAGGGGCGGGAGCAATTGCGCCGCGACTATGCCGATCACCTGATCGGTCACGTCGATCTGTCCGACGTTAAACGCCTTGGCTATGCCGATGCCGCCAGCATCGCGACGGATGTGCTCAACCGCTTTGAAGAGGATGAATTCGACGTCGCCACGATCTTCTTCAACCGGTTCGAGAGCGTGATCAGCCAGATCCCGACGGCCACGCAGATCATCCCGGCTGTGTTCGAGGATGTGGAAGAGGCCGATGATACGTCCAAGGACAGCGGCACGCTTTACGAATACGAGCCCTCGGAAGAGGCCGTGCTGGAAGACCTTCTTCCCCGCGGCATCGCCACACAGATCTTCACCGCATTGCTGGAAAATGGGGCGTCTGAGCAAGGGGCGCGGATGTCTGCAATGGACAACGCCACCCGGAACGCAGGCGACATGATCGACCGGCTGACCATCGAGTATAACCGCTCGCGTCAGGCCGTCATCACCAGCGAGCTGATCGAAATTATCTCGGGCGCTGAAGCGCTTTAA
- a CDS encoding F0F1 ATP synthase subunit delta gives MSEPASISTGIAARYATAMFELAEEAKALPALEKDVDALDAALSESADLRDLIHSPIYGRDEASAAIGGVADAMKLQDMTGNTLRLMASKRRLFVLPALLSELRERIADHKGEVTAEVTSAKALTKTQLDKLTKSLKAQVGKTVTVKETVDENIIGGLIVKIGSKMIDTSVRSKLNALQNTMKEVG, from the coding sequence CGCGCTATGCGACCGCGATGTTTGAGCTGGCCGAGGAGGCCAAAGCGCTTCCTGCCTTGGAAAAGGATGTCGATGCGTTGGACGCGGCCTTGTCCGAGAGCGCGGATTTGCGCGATCTGATCCACTCACCGATCTATGGCCGCGATGAGGCGTCCGCCGCAATCGGCGGTGTGGCCGACGCGATGAAGCTACAGGACATGACCGGCAACACGCTGCGGCTGATGGCGTCCAAGCGCCGCCTGTTCGTGCTGCCTGCGCTGCTGTCCGAGCTGCGCGAGCGTATCGCCGACCACAAGGGCGAAGTAACGGCAGAGGTGACCTCGGCCAAGGCGCTGACGAAAACGCAACTGGACAAGCTGACCAAGTCGCTCAAGGCGCAGGTGGGCAAGACCGTGACCGTAAAAGAGACCGTGGATGAGAACATCATCGGCGGTCTTATTGTTAAAATTGGCTCGAAGATGATCGACACCTCGGTCCGCTCCAAGCTGAACGCACTCCAGAATACCATGAAAGAGGTCGGATAA
- a CDS encoding F0F1 ATP synthase subunit epsilon, translated as MATMQFDLVSPERRLASMEVTEVQIPGADGDLTAMPDHSPMITTLRPGVLKVSGAEGEKSYFVTGGFADIAGPSATILAERAMPVEEVTGEIVEELIKASEEQKSAASDGAADAAAKYHADLTMTLDAIVGR; from the coding sequence ATGGCAACCATGCAATTCGATCTCGTCTCACCTGAGCGCCGCCTGGCGTCCATGGAGGTGACCGAGGTTCAGATCCCCGGCGCCGATGGTGATCTGACCGCGATGCCGGACCATTCACCGATGATCACCACCCTGCGTCCCGGCGTGTTGAAGGTGTCCGGCGCGGAGGGTGAGAAAAGCTACTTCGTTACCGGTGGTTTCGCGGATATCGCGGGGCCATCCGCCACGATCCTGGCCGAGCGGGCGATGCCCGTCGAAGAAGTGACCGGAGAGATCGTTGAAGAGCTGATCAAGGCCTCGGAAGAGCAGAAATCCGCGGCGTCCGACGGTGCGGCGGATGCGGCCGCCAAATACCACGCGGATCTGACCATGACGCTGGACGCGATTGTCGGCCGATAA
- a CDS encoding H-type lectin domain-containing protein — translation MKRLRNNQIAVDQGSSVMFSDFANNGPMWSGDGPRESVTPVEFADPYLEPPSVHVSISMWDTGGDTNQRADLRAEKITRQGFSLVFRTWGDSRVARIRADWMSVGEVADDDAWDVD, via the coding sequence ATGAAACGCTTGAGAAATAACCAAATTGCTGTCGATCAGGGGTCGAGTGTCATGTTCTCGGACTTCGCCAACAATGGCCCGATGTGGTCCGGGGATGGTCCGCGCGAGTCGGTGACGCCGGTTGAGTTTGCCGATCCCTATCTTGAGCCGCCAAGCGTCCATGTCTCGATCTCCATGTGGGATACCGGCGGTGACACCAATCAACGCGCTGATTTGCGGGCGGAAAAGATCACGCGGCAGGGGTTTTCGCTGGTGTTTCGCACCTGGGGCGACAGCCGTGTAGCGCGGATCAGGGCAGACTGGATGTCGGTGGGCGAGGTCGCGGATGATGACGCATGGGACGTGGACTAG
- the atpA gene encoding F0F1 ATP synthase subunit alpha, whose translation MAIQAAEISQILKDQIKSFGQDAQVAEVGRVLSVGDGIARVYGLDNVQAGEMVEFPGGIQGMALNLEADNVGVVIFGSDRDIKEGDTVKRTNSIVDVPAGNELLGRVVDGLGNPLDGKGPINASERRVADSKAPGIIPRKSVHEPMATGLKAIDAMIPVGRGQRELIIGDRQTGKTAVALDTILNQKSYNDAAGDDENKKLYCIYVAVGQKRSTVAQLVKKLEETGAIEYSIVVAATASDPAPMQFLAPYAATAMAEFFRDNGRHALIVYDDLSKQAVSYRQMSLLLRRPPGREAYPGDVFYLHSRLLERSSKLNEDNGGGSLTALPVIETQGGDVSAFIPTNVISITDGQIFLETELFFQGIRPAVNTGLSVSRVGSSAQTKAMSSVAGPVKLSLAQYREMAAFAQFGSDLDASTQRLLARGARLTELMKQPQYSPLTNAEIVTMIFAGTNGFLDEIKVSDVGRFEEGLLNHMRSNKKDVLDWITNEDPKIKGDAADKLKAAIEEFAADFA comes from the coding sequence ATGGCTATCCAAGCAGCTGAGATTTCTCAGATCCTCAAAGACCAGATCAAAAGCTTCGGGCAGGATGCCCAGGTTGCGGAAGTCGGTCGGGTTCTGTCTGTGGGCGACGGCATTGCCCGCGTCTATGGCCTCGACAACGTGCAGGCCGGTGAGATGGTCGAATTCCCCGGCGGCATTCAGGGCATGGCCCTGAACCTTGAAGCCGATAACGTGGGTGTCGTGATCTTCGGCTCTGACCGGGACATCAAGGAAGGCGACACGGTCAAGCGCACGAATTCCATCGTGGACGTGCCCGCGGGCAATGAGCTGCTGGGTCGTGTCGTGGACGGTCTGGGCAACCCGCTGGACGGCAAGGGCCCGATCAACGCGTCCGAGCGTCGCGTGGCTGACAGCAAAGCGCCGGGCATCATCCCGCGCAAATCGGTGCATGAGCCGATGGCGACGGGCCTGAAAGCCATCGACGCCATGATCCCCGTTGGCCGTGGCCAGCGCGAGCTGATCATTGGCGACCGTCAGACCGGCAAAACCGCCGTGGCGCTGGACACGATCCTGAACCAGAAGTCGTATAACGACGCCGCTGGCGACGATGAGAACAAGAAGCTCTATTGCATCTACGTTGCTGTGGGCCAGAAGCGCTCCACCGTGGCGCAGCTGGTGAAGAAGCTGGAAGAGACGGGCGCGATCGAATATTCGATCGTTGTGGCCGCTACCGCGTCGGACCCCGCACCGATGCAGTTCCTGGCCCCTTACGCCGCGACCGCCATGGCGGAGTTCTTCCGCGACAACGGGCGTCACGCGCTGATCGTGTATGATGACCTGTCCAAGCAGGCCGTGTCCTACCGCCAGATGTCCCTGCTTCTGCGTCGCCCGCCGGGCCGTGAAGCCTATCCCGGTGACGTGTTCTACCTGCACTCCCGCCTGCTGGAGCGGTCTTCAAAGCTGAACGAGGACAATGGCGGCGGGTCCCTGACGGCGCTGCCCGTTATCGAAACCCAGGGCGGTGACGTGTCCGCGTTTATTCCGACCAACGTGATCTCCATCACCGACGGTCAGATCTTCCTTGAGACGGAATTGTTCTTCCAGGGCATCCGTCCGGCTGTGAACACCGGTCTGTCGGTGTCGCGGGTTGGCTCTTCGGCTCAGACCAAGGCGATGTCCTCGGTCGCGGGCCCGGTGAAGCTGTCGCTGGCGCAGTATCGCGAGATGGCGGCCTTCGCGCAGTTCGGCTCGGACCTTGACGCCTCCACCCAGCGTTTGCTGGCCCGTGGTGCACGCCTGACGGAGTTGATGAAGCAGCCCCAGTATTCGCCGCTGACCAACGCCGAGATTGTCACCATGATCTTCGCGGGCACCAACGGGTTCCTGGATGAGATCAAGGTCTCTGATGTCGGGCGTTTTGAGGAGGGTTTGCTGAACCACATGCGGTCCAACAAGAAGGACGTGCTGGATTGGATCACCAATGAGGATCCCAAGATCAAGGGTGATGCCGCCGACAAACTGAAGGCTGCCATCGAAGAATTCGCCGCCGATTTCGCGTAA
- the atpD gene encoding F0F1 ATP synthase subunit beta: protein MANAVGKITQVIGAVVDVQFNDHLPEILNALETENDGKRLVLEVAQHLGEGTVRTIAMDSSEGLVRGQEVTDTDGPITVPVGPGTLGRILNVVGEPVDEGGPVDAEERRGIHQDAPEFADQSTEAEVLVTGIKVVDLLAPYSKGGKIGLFGGAGVGKTVLIMELINNIAKVHSGVSVFAGVGERTREGNDLYHEMIESGVIVPDNLPESKIALVYGQMNEPPGARMRIALSGLTLAEQFRDATGADVLFFIDNIFRFTQAGSEVSALLGRIPSAVGYQPTLATDMGTMQERITSTKRGSITSIQAVYVPADDLTDPAPATTFAHLDATTVLSRAISELGIYPAVDPLDSSSRLMDPTIVGDEHYQVARDVQGILQRYKSLQDIIAILGMDELSEEDKLTVARARKIQRFLSQPFDVAKVFTGSDGIQVQLEDTISSFKAVVAGEYDHLPEGAFYMVGGIDEVIAKAEKMAADAA from the coding sequence ATGGCAAATGCAGTCGGCAAAATTACCCAGGTCATCGGCGCTGTCGTTGACGTGCAGTTCAATGATCACCTGCCAGAGATCCTGAACGCGCTGGAAACCGAAAACGACGGGAAGCGTCTGGTGCTTGAGGTTGCTCAGCATCTGGGCGAGGGCACCGTGCGCACGATCGCGATGGACAGCTCCGAAGGTCTGGTGCGGGGCCAGGAGGTGACCGACACCGACGGGCCGATCACGGTTCCCGTGGGTCCCGGCACACTGGGTCGGATCCTCAACGTCGTGGGGGAGCCGGTGGATGAAGGCGGCCCCGTCGACGCAGAAGAGCGTCGCGGCATCCACCAGGATGCGCCTGAGTTCGCCGACCAGTCGACCGAGGCCGAAGTCCTTGTGACGGGCATCAAGGTTGTGGACCTGCTGGCGCCGTATTCCAAGGGTGGTAAGATTGGCCTCTTCGGTGGTGCCGGCGTGGGCAAGACGGTTCTGATCATGGAGCTGATCAACAACATCGCGAAGGTGCACTCCGGTGTGTCCGTGTTCGCCGGTGTGGGCGAGCGGACCCGTGAGGGCAACGACCTCTACCACGAGATGATCGAATCCGGCGTTATCGTCCCCGATAACCTGCCTGAGTCGAAGATCGCTTTGGTCTATGGCCAGATGAACGAGCCTCCCGGTGCGCGGATGCGGATCGCTTTGTCCGGTCTGACATTGGCCGAGCAGTTCCGGGATGCGACGGGCGCGGACGTGTTGTTCTTCATCGACAACATCTTCCGCTTTACCCAGGCCGGGTCCGAGGTTTCGGCGCTTCTGGGTCGTATCCCCTCCGCCGTGGGCTATCAGCCGACGCTGGCGACGGATATGGGCACGATGCAGGAACGCATTACGTCCACCAAACGCGGCTCGATCACGTCCATTCAGGCCGTCTACGTGCCTGCGGACGACCTGACCGACCCTGCGCCTGCCACGACATTTGCCCACCTTGACGCCACGACCGTTTTGTCGCGCGCCATCTCCGAGCTTGGGATCTACCCGGCTGTGGACCCGCTCGACAGCTCCTCGCGTCTGATGGACCCGACCATCGTTGGTGACGAGCACTACCAGGTCGCCCGTGACGTCCAGGGTATCCTCCAGCGCTACAAGTCGTTGCAGGACATCATCGCCATTCTCGGCATGGACGAACTGTCGGAAGAGGACAAGCTGACCGTGGCCCGCGCCCGGAAGATCCAGCGCTTCCTGTCCCAGCCGTTCGACGTGGCGAAGGTGTTCACCGGCTCCGATGGTATTCAGGTGCAGTTGGAAGACACGATCTCGTCCTTCAAGGCCGTGGTTGCGGGTGAGTATGATCACCTGCCGGAAGGTGCGTTCTACATGGTCGGCGGGATCGACGAAGTGATCGCCAAGGCCGAAAAGATGGCAGCCGACGCGGCTTGA